One Candidatus Paceibacterota bacterium genomic window, AGAGGGAGATGACCCCTTGAGCTGAGTTGGGGTAGCCGGTGGTGTTGGAGTAGAGGGAGTAGGTACCTTGAGCGGAGTTGCGGTAGCCCGTGGTGTTGGAGAAGAGGGAGTTGACGCCTTGAGCTGAGTTGTAGTAGCCAGTGGTGTTGGAGTAGAGGGAGTAGGTACCCTGAGCGGAGTTGTTGTACCCCGTGGTGTTGGAGTAGAGGGAGTTGACGCCTTGAGCTGAGTTGTTGTAGCCCGTGGTGTTGGAGAAGAGGGAGTTGTAGCCTTGAGCGGAGTTGCGGTAGCCCGTGGTGTTGTACCTCCCAGCGCCAACTCCGACGAAGTTGTTGTATAGCGAAGCTAGAGTATTTCTAATTTCAAAAGCATTCGTCCCTGTACTGTCTTGGATAGCATAAGTCGCAGCATAAGTTCCTGTTATCTGCTTGATAGAGATGACGATAGTGCCATCGAAGTCTGTAGTTGGGGTGAATGAAAGGGTACCAGTGCTTCCGGCTTTCACGCCCCATGCTGATGTGGCTGAGAAGGATTCGTTAGACGTAACCCCACCGAACGTGATTGTGAACGTACCTGCCGTTCTGCCTGTTACGGTGAAGGCGATTTGATAAAGATTATTCGTAACCGCCGCCAAAGTATTCGTCAAAGCCGTGGTATTGCCTGTAGTGTGAGTGAAACCCGTAGCAAAATCACCAGTCCAATCTGTAGTAGTCCAGTTGGAAGAAGTAAGGAGTTCCTCTCCGAGCGTGGCACTCTCTAGAGATGTAGTAGATTTTTGAGTGAGTTGATTTGAAGGATTTGTTAGACCGATGCCTACGTTGCCGGAGGATGTGTCTATGGTCAACTTTTCAGAAGCGGCACTATCAGAAAAAAATATCTTTCTATTTTGTTGGCTTTGGATATAGAAATTAAAATTATCATCGACGACGGCTGTTTTAGCATACATTATTGTCGAAGCCGAACCATTGCTATTAGCAAATCTTATTCCAGTTTGTGCTCCTGTTGAATTTGAAGTATTTGTAAAACTTAAAAGATACAACACACTGCCTCCGCCCGCTCCTTGAACATCCAACTTATACCCTGGACTCGCCGTCCCGATGCCGACATTGCCTGTTGTATCTATTCTTATCGCCTCTGTCAACACCCCTGCCGCTGGTCTTGTTCTAAAAACAAGTGAGCCACCTGTTGCAGTTGAAGCATTACCCAGACCATAAATATCGGCCATAACACCATTGGTAGTTTGAGCAAATTCTAAATTACCAAGTGTCGTACCGCTAGTATTTCTATTTAGTTTCAGCTCTGAACCTGCTCCATTGATAAATAAATTCCCTACTACATCCAAAGCCGCCCCCGGATTCGTCGTTCCGATGCCGACGTTGCCGGATGAATCAATTCGTAATCTTTCTGTTCCTCCCGTAGATATAGCCAACATATCAGTAGTCGGTCTGAAAATTCCTGTGTCAGCATCGTTAATTCTGATAGCAGGAGTTGCCGCACTTCCATTAACCAATGTAATCAATCCACCAGAATTAAAACCGGCACTCCCATTAACTTCTAATAAATAACCCGGCCCCGTCGTCCCGATGCCGACGTTGCCGGCAAAATATCCCTGGCCGGTGTTGTTAACACTAAACTTCGTAGTTGTTGTTCCTCCATAATATGCCAAACTGCCCGTTCCAACATTCGTATTGTAATTTAATACTATCCCGCTAGTCCCCTTCGATGATAACCTTAGTTCGATATTACTATCCGTCCCATAGGACATAATTTCTGAATTTACATTCGGAAAGCCAAGCCTCAGTCCACTAGCGGCTGTCGGCATAATCATTGTTTGGCCAACAACGTGCAAAGCTACTGTCGGACTTGTCGTCCCGATGCCGACGTTGCCAGAAGAATTTATCAGTAATCTCGTTATACCTGCGGTAACATCTCTGATTCCAAAAGAGTTTTCCGCGTCTCTTCCTAATTCAAGATTGTAGTATTGACCACCGCCCCCAGATTGAGGACGTTTTAAGGAAAACGCTGTGATATTCGAGCCTGCCGCACCACCCGCAGAGCTTTCGCTCAAAATGGTTGGAGCTGCTCCATAAACATTAAGTAATTGACTTGGATTCGTCGTCCCGATGCCGACGTTGCCGGCAAGATAGGCATCGCCAGTTTGACCGTTCAAATCATACTTCAAGGTCGAGGCCGTATCACTATAGCCATGCAAATGGACTCCATTCATCAAGCGCATTTCCCGGCCATGGGGTGCTGTTCCGGATCCTGTATAAAGCTCAAATATTACCGTTCCAGCGGCATCTATAGCGGTCCATCCATAATCACCGCGAATAGTTGTTCTCCACAAACTTCCCGAGGGCGCGCCGCCAAAGGCAACCTGGCCACTTTGGACTTGCAAAGCACCGATGGGATTTGCCGTCCCGATGCCGACGTTGCCGGCGAAATAAGATTGTCCTCCATTTGAATAAATAGAATAATTATTTGTTGCAGCTCCAGACTGAGCACCTATGTATAAACCGTATTTATTTGTTCCAACAGCTCCAGTATTAGCGGCAATATTAATACCTTTCATTGTCGTCGGAGTGTTATATGAACCTAAGTTTCCAACATTAAGTCCGGTTATATTGGTTATAACCCCAGAACCTGTTCCATAAGAATCAGCTTCAAGAGCTATTGCATTTGTTATGTTTCCCCCATTAATAATACTTCCGACAGAATACAACGCACCATATAAACTTGAAACTACACCTGTTCCCTGATTATACGCAGAAAATTCAGCACCTTCAGTAACACCAGTAAAGTTCTGAGATCCAGCCAAAGTTAATGATAACATTGAACCTCTATGAATCTGACTGTTTGTGCCAGAGCTAGCCGTAATAGTTAAGTTACTAGTTAGTCCAATTTTGCCAACTCCCGGATCTGTGAATGCAGAATTGACTTCCAGCTTCGCCCCCGGTGTCGTCGTCCCGATGCCGACGTTGCCGTTTAAAAGTGTATACCCTGTACCATTTGGGGTAAGAACGACATTTCTATTTGTTCCTTGAGCAATTATATTAAAATCACTATTCGCAGTGCTAAGCGAACCGACATAAGTAGCGCCTCTGTATATTCTTAACACATCCAGACCGTTAGCATAGCTTTTTAAGTCTAAAGTACCCCCACCATCGGTTCCTGAAGAATCAATAGTTGAAAAACCGATAACATGCAAAGCTTTGGCCGGCGCCGTCGTCCCGATGCCGACGTTGCCGCCGGTTGGATTTAAAAGAATATATCCTTTTGTAGTATTGCTAGTGCTATCTAATGTTAAATTTCCGGAAGCAGTAGAATTGCCATTTATTGTATTTCCATTCATTATAAAATTTCGATAAAATGTAATATTTGGATTTCCCCAATAAGCCGCCGCTGAACCGCTCGTATAAAAAGAGAAATTTCCATTAGCTTCTATCGTTCCCTCGCCGTTACTATTTACATACGTTTTGACGAATTTTGTATTTTGGTCATCATATCCATAAACGCTAACGCCATTTGAATCAGCACTTTGCGCAATTGTAAGTTTTTCCCCGGGATTCGTCGTCCCAATTCCAACGTTGCCGCTGAAATATGTGTATCCGCTTGTTCCACCAGCTATAGTCAAATATGCTGCCGTATCGTTAGCAATGGTGCCACGAAAATTTGCGGTATTCGCAACATAAAGCGATGTGCCAGTCCCAAGCAAATCTAAATATCCACCACTTACGCCTATCCCACCCGTTCCATCTTTGGAAATATAAGTGTTTGTATTACCTCCGGTATAATACCTTGTGGAATTTATATAACCTGTATCTACATCAAGCCTTTGTATCGGACTCGTCGTCCCAATGCCGACGTTGCCCCCTCTTTCTATTACAAGTGACGCTGTGGAAGCATCAGACCCAAAAATTAAATCATTGCCTGTATTGCCAGCTCCAGAAAAAGCACCTTTTATAAAATGAACCTCTGTCCCATCATCGTAAAATTTTATTAACTTATTATCCGAATTATTACTTGTTAATCTAATGGCTCCACTATTAACTATTTCTAACTTATCTAGGGGACTCGTCGTCCCGATGCCGACGTTGCCGGTCGTATCAAAAACCATTCGCACAGCGTTTGATGCCCCGCCATCAGCAATAGCAAGATACCCCGTTGTTGCAAATCCTCCAGAACTCCCAGCAGAAACTAATTTCCAAGAACGAGAGCCCACTAACTCCATAACAGCATTCTCGGGACGAGTAAACTGCATTCCACCCAAAGCGGAATCTACAATAACTTGAGTTGTTCCGCTTAATATCTTAGCCGCACCAGCAACATCCAAAGTCCTGCCCGGACTCGTCGTCCCGATGCCGACATTGCCGCCTTTAAAATAAATACCAGTTGTCGAGCTTGGTCCAATCCAAGATTCAGCTAATGTGGTAAGAGGGTTAATAAGGGACATTGAGTTGGCGGCGTTGGTATATACCCCATTAGTAACAGTTCCCGCGTTGCCGGTAGTATCTTGATTCAGAGTTGGGAAAGAAGTGAGAGCAGCAGCTGATCCATTTGGAGCAAGATAGTTTGTGCCAGCGACAAAGTTCCCTGCTCGATAGTCGGAAGCGTAATTGGAATTCTCCGCATTGTCGCCAGTATTCACGCCAGAAACAACTGGAACTAAAACATCGCAGTTTGGATCTGACGGCAAACATTCCGGATTAAGTGTCTGTCCCTGATTATAAAAATTGCCATTCCAGACGGCAAAAACTATTTTTGAAAAAAATAAAATAGAAACAACCGAAGCGAACAGGATAATCTTTTTTTTATTCAAAATAAGTTTCATTCTTAATACATATTAAGCCTAAAAATACCATTTAACCATTTATATTATACAACAACTGAGCCATAAAATTAAAAAAGGTGTGGATAACCCTCACACCTTTTATTTTATTTAAAATTAATTCCAGCGTCTTTTAAAATACGGGCGGTAAGCCCTTTTTTTAGATCTTTTCCATGACAAGGCACGGAAATCGGAGGAAATCCTTAATTTCCTCCAAATATAACTTAACAGCCTCGGAAATATTTTTCTCAGCTTCTTCTAGCGTTTCTCCCTGCGTATTGCAACCTGGTAGGCTTGGCGCATAAGCAACGTAACCACCTTCTTCTGCTGGTTCGTAAATTACGGTAATAAGTTTTGTTTTTGATTTATCCATTGAACGTAATGTACCACAAAAATGCTTCACAAGCAACTCTACGTTTGTATTTTGCTAATCAAAATGCCCAAGAGCTTCTTGACGCTAGCCTGCGCGTCAGCTTCCGTCTTGCTCCCGGTAAAATTCTGCCATTCAGTCATTATTTCCGGATCTTTTAAATCACGGACTGCGTTTTCCAAAGAAAGTCGAGTTTCAAAATCGACTTCTGTATTGGCTTGCAATACTTTCCTGATAAAAAGCGAAGAAAAATTAATAACTTTTGTGTTTAATTCCGTCTTAGCGGCTGAAGCTTCCACTGTCTGCAAATCTTGTTTTACCGAAAAATAATTAAAGGCAAAAAATACATCACTGACAACCAAGAATCCGATAACTATGATAATAGCGATATGCTCTCTATGTTCTATCATAAATGATTTTTAATGAATGTAATGAATATAAAAATCTTTATCCTGTTAAATAAAATCTTTCAGATTTTAACTTTTGCTTTGCAAAAGTCATTTAACAGGGTTATTAAAATATATTCGCTTTACTCATTATTTTACTAAAAATTTTAATAATTTATCCTTCAATAAATTATATACTAATAATAAGAAAACAACAATTAAAAGAACTGTTTTCCAGTCTAAATCTGAATACCATCCTCGACCAGACTGCAGCTCTATATTTTGATGGATGCCGCCACCAGCTGCGGCCACAAAAACTTTTCCCGTATAGGAATTGTAACCGGGCGCTTCTACTTGGAAATAATAAGAACCTTCCGGCACCAGGAATGAATAGGTGCCTCGGATGTCCGTTATTTGCGGATTTTCTTGCTGGTAATCTTTGGCGTTCCATAATTCATAACTTTTTTTGGCTGTATTTAATTTGTAGAGAGAAACAATAGCGCTTGGAATACGAGTTTCCTTGCCATTATTTTTCTCAAAGACATACCCTTCCGGATCAATAACCGTAGTCATAGTCATCCTGCGAGTGCCCAAGCTAGGATCGACATAATCAATCACGGTAACAATTTGATATTCACCAGCCACGCTAGGAGAAACAACATCAGCCGTATAGATTCCGTCATGGTTTGGGTCAGTATATTCAAAGGAGGAAAGCACTAGCTTTTGTTCCACCTCACCCGAACTCTGGCCACCCTCTCCTTTCAGGAGAGGGGCTGGGGGTGAGGTTTTTGCAGGCACTTTTTCAACCAACCCATTCATAGAAAAAAGAGCTGAGGCGGAAAGCGAGGCGCGAGAAATTTGATTTTGAGCTCGCGAAATTCTCGGCGTGGCTGCTTGAAAAATAAAGTAGCCGGTAACACTTTTCGCTTTGCTTACAGGCTTTACTACCAACTTTAATGTTTTTCCAGGAAGAGTATTTATCGTTTGCGCCACTTGACCTCGATCACCGATAGATAAAGCAACATTCAAATCAACCAACTCGCCGGCTGTTCGGGCAAAGACAAATTCTGACGGCAAATTTTTCTTATCGGCAAGCGAAAAATTGGCCAGCGGCAACCCTTCAATCAGAGCAATTTTCCCGGTGCCAACGCTATTAATCATTTTTCCATTTATGCCAGAGACACCGGGAACACCCAGGGTCACACCGTTTAGGCTATTTATATTGGTTAGATTCTCCACTCCGACATTTTGGATTGTTTTATTAAGAGTATCCGCTAGGCCAGGAACATTTAAAGTCGCGCCAGTCAATTTACCCACATCGGTAAATCTGGTAACTCCGACCTCTTTCAACGTATTGCCAAGCTCGGGGAATTTAGAAGCGAGAATATTTATTTCATACGGCAACGGCGCAAAAACGAAAGACTTGATTTCTTTTGCCGGCAAAAGATCCCAGTGCGCGCTGAGCGCCAAAGGCGCAATTTTAGGAACTTGAACAATAACCTTCGGCAGATTATTTTTAGGTCTAAAGAAATTCAAAAAAAAATTTGAGGCGGAGTTAATGGCTCCTCCAACATTATAGAGTGCGCTCACGACAGGATTTTGAATAATGGGATTCGGGACAACAATAGGCGGTAAAACTGGTCGGATATAACCCCCTCCGCCACCTCCATGATGCCGAACACTCGCTCTCCTCCAATCCGTCTTTACCTTGAAGTCTGCGCTACTGCAAGAATTAGCATTGATACAATTAAAATTAATTCGACTGTTATCAGATTTAATCGTGGCATAGCCTAGAAATTCCCCATTTGAATTTATAGTAACTCCGGTAAAATCAATCCAGCCGATATTTGAACCCCAAGCGTAACCGTAGAGGATGCCTGTGCCGTTATTTTTCACTCCTCCATTATTCGGGCTTAAATTTATCCAACCATATTGCTTGCTCCAGGCGTATCCTGAAATACCGCTGTCAGTGATTTGCGCGTTGCAATTATCGCAAGCGAAATTTAACCAGCCGATATTTTCTCCCCAAGCGTATTTGTAAGTCACGTCAATTGTTCCGTTGGTTGCTGAAGCAAAAACATTAGACACAGAAAAAATTATGAAAAATAGACTCCCTAAAAGAAACAACTTCACTTTGGCGGAATTATTCAACATAAATAAATATTAAAATAACTTAAGCTAATACGACAATATTGACGAGCCTGTTCTTTACGTAAATAACTTTTTTTACTTCTTTTGAGCCTATATATTTTAGCACAGTTTCATTGGATAAAGCTTGTTTTTTAATTTGTTCTTCTTCGTCATCCGCTTTTATCATCATCTCCGTTTTGACTTTTCCGTTTATCTGCACTGCGATTTTTATTTCTTCATCTTGGATTTTTGAAGGATCGTATTTTGGCCACCCAGAAAGATGAATAGATTTTCCAAGAATGGTTCTTGGGGAAACTTCTTTAAGAACCGTTCTTTGCCAGAGTTCCTCTGTGATGTGCGGCGCAAATGGCGCAAGAATCTTTAAAAACTTTTCATAAGCCGTTTGAGAGATGGATTCAAGCTTCCCCATTTCATTAATGAAAATCATTAAAGTCGAAACAGCTGTATTGAATTTCATCTCCTCGATATCCTCTCCGACTTTTTTTATTGTTTTGTTGAGTAAAGTGTCAAAGGCGGCCTTTGACATATTTGGGCTCATGTCAAAGACCGTCTTTGACACTTTTATTTGAAGATTCCAAACTCTTTCTAAAAATCTTCTCGGACCAATAATAGCCTCCTCGCTCCAAGCGACGGATTGATTGAAAGGCCCCATAAACATCTCATAAAGTCGCAATGTATCCGCCCCATATGTTTTTACTATATCGTCTGGATTTATCACGTTACCCCACCTTTTACTCATTTTCCTATTATCACTACCTAAAATCATCCCTTGATTTCTGAGTGTTTTAAAAGGCTCTTCAGTTATAACAAGACCATAATCCTTTAGAAATTTGTGCCAAAAACGAGAATATAGTAAGTGCCCAGTAGCATGTTCTGCTCCACCTACATACATATCCACATTTTTCCAATACTTTATGGCTTTTTTATCAGCAAAAACTTTTTTATTTTTAGGATCCATATAACGAAGGAAATACCAAGAACTTCCCGCCCAGCCAGGCATTGTATTCGTTTCGTATCCTTTTTTTGCCCAAGTTGAAACACTAGCAAGAGGTGACTCTCCTGTACCAGTAGGCTGGTATGATTTCACCGGCGGGAGCTTGAGTGGTAAATCCTTTTCTTTAAGTTCATTTATTATGCCCTCTTTATCATGCCAAAGTGGAATAGGCTCACCCCAGTATCTCTGACGAGCAAAAATAGCATCTCGCATTTTGTAATTTACTTTTTTCTCTCCCCAACCATTTTTAACAATATAATTAATCACATCTTCTCGTACTTCTCCCCATTCTCTGCCTTTAAACTCAAGTGGCTCTAAAAGAATACCATTTTTTACGATAGGCTTTTCTATGCCTCGCAGGATATTCCAATCATTTAGCATTCCGTCAATTTTCATGATTTTTTCAATATCTCCAGAAGAAACCCATTTCAATTCATGATTGCTTTTTTCTTTCTCTGATAATTCTTTTTGTTCACCATTTTCTAATTGGAAATAAAAACTAGAAAAATGCACAGAACGATTTTCGTTTTTGGGTATATGATAAAAAATACTATGGGAACGTGGTAATTCTCTTATAAGTTTTAAATTTTGATATCCTGTTTCTTCTCTTACTTCTCGAATAGCTGCTTCTTTTGGGTCTTCTCCTTTTTCAACTCCACCAGTAACAAAAGTTACCCAATCAGCTTTTTTCCATAATAAAACTAAATATTTATCTTCAGACCAATGCTTCACAATTGCATGTATAGCATTTCTTTCAACCAAAGGAAGACCCGGTTTTAGTTCATCAGTAAATAATGGCTCAACAACAGAATGTAAAGGGATATTAAATTTTTTAGCAAAAGCAAAATCACGCGTATCGTGAGCACTAGCATTTACTATCCCTGTTCCATAACCAGCCACCACATAGGATGCTACCCATATCGGCAAATCTCTACCACTGCCTGCAAAATTTTCTATATAGCGACCAGTAAAAATACCCTCCATTTCTTTATTTTCATCATAATCTTTTGCAGATCTTTTCTTTTTTAATTTCTCGACAAAATCTAGTACTGGTTTTTCATATTTAGTACCTGCGACAAGAGTCGGCACAAGATCGTGTTCTGGCGCGATAACTGTAAAAGTTTCAGCTCGAAACGTTTGAGGTACAGAGTTGTACATTTCAACAGCAATATTTAAATCTTTTATTTTACATTTAAAATTTACACCCTCACTTCTCCCTATCCAATTTTTTTGAATTTCTTTTATGTGGGTAGACCAATCAAGACCCTCAAGACCGGAAAGCAAACGATCAGCATACGCGGTAATACGCATAAACCACTGACGCATATTTTTCTTTACCACGGGATAATTCCCACGCTCGGAAACCAAGCCATCTTTAGTGTCTAATATTTCATCATTTGCCAAAACGGTGCCGAGTTTTGGACACCAATTGACCTCGCTATATCCCTCGTAAGCCAAACGATATTTCATTAAAATATTTTGTTTTTCTTTTTTTGTTTTTGTTTTCCATTCTGTTGCAGAAAATTTTTCAACTTCACTAGAAATAGCGTTAACTTTTTTATTTCCAAATTTTTCAAAAATTTTAACTAATTTATCTATTGGCTCTGCTTTATTTGCGTCTTTGTTGTACCAAGAATTATAAATTTTCAAAAAAATCCATTGAGTCCAGTGGTAAAAATCAGGATCTGTGGTGTTTACTCTTCTACTCCAATCATATGAAAGTCCTATAATAGAAAGTTGTTTTTCAAATGTTTTTACATTTTTTTCTACTGCCTGTTTTGGATTGATGTTATGCTCAATGGCATATTGTTCTGCCGGCAAACCAAAAGCATCATAACCCATGGGGTGAAGCACATTGAAGCCCTGCATTCTTTTAAGACGAGCAAAAACATCTGAACCGATATAGCCTTTCGGGTGTCCAACATGCAGTCCTACTCCGGATGGATATGGAAACATATCCAATACATAGTATTTTTTCTTTTTAGAATTGTTTAAGGTTTTATAAACTCCTTTTTTCTCCCAAATAGTTTGCCATTTTTTTTCAATTTTCTTATGATCGTATTCTTTCATCCCGTTTAGAAGCAGGTCGCGGTCATTAAACCGAGATTAACCCTTATTATATTATTAAGTATTGTATTTTTTATAAACATATTTGTTTCAAACTGCGACCGCGGCTTCTAACGGGATTCATTCATTTTTTATCTTACAGGCACTGGCATTGGCTTTGAATATAAATTAGGATTTATAGTTTTATTAAAACAAAACCTACCTGCCCCATGAATCCAAGTATTTCCACCATATACCATAAGTTGTCCACCCTTAATGTCAGTCTTGGTTATTTCTCTGTTAAATTCTGCGCATAAATTATATGTAACTTTATTCGTCTTTTCATACTCATATGGTTTTTGGGTCTGAGAATCTATAGTATTTATATAATAATTTTCAGCCAACAATTCATCAAAATTATTTGGTAAAACACCCTTGGTGGCGTAAAAATTACCAATAGACCCTTCTATATTTTGTAAATCATTTACTTTTTGTTCATCATATTTCAAAAGCTGTTGCGTTCGAGGTGAACCAAGTACAGCGAAACCCCAAATTATACAAACTACAATTACTATAGCTGAACCAATCGCCCATCTTTTTTGCAAACTGCTGTTCATCTTTCCACGCACTTCAGAAATGTAATAAAAGAAAATTGAAAGGGAAATTATTAAGACAGATAAAGCTTTTAGAATAAACCCTGAGGTAATATCCCTGCCATCAATAAAATAAAATAAAACCGTAACTAAATCCCCCGCCAAAGCAAACCCGGACACGAACAGTGTTATGTAGGTCAGCCATTTGCGTATGCCAATGTTTCTCTTCCCAGGCTCCAAAACATAATCTTTTTCCAACAACCACATGAGTAAAATATAAACGGGGAAAAAGATAATAAGCGAAGCCACGGGAAAACTGATAGAAGAGCTCTCGCTAAAGTTAGAACCAGTAGTGAGGGGAAAAGCTTTATTTATTATTGTGAACAAAAGATTGATAAGATTGCCCACAAAAAAAGCAAGAGCGACAATAGCGCCTAAATTTATGAAAAAATCTTTAGCGCTTGTCTTTGAACTAACTTGATTTTGTATTTGATTTGGTTCCATCCCGTACGAAGTAAAGAGTATTTTTTATCTTTACTTTAGTTAAATAATAATAAAAATTCTTTTTCCCGGAAGAACATATAACATGGACTTCGTTCGGGATCCATATTGTTTAATGTTGCGATTTATAAAAACGACTATACATGCAATTATACGCTCCACACAGTCGTATTGGCAAGCGGAATAATACGATTATTGGATTTTTCCAAAATACAAAGCTCCCCTTGTTCAATATTCCCTTTAAAGTCTTGCATTGTTTCTTCAAGAGCATATCCCAAAGAAAGCGAAGAAGAATCAATTGCATAAGAAGTCAGTATCACAAAAAGTGGTTTTTCGCTCAAAACTTTCCTTACCGCAAGAAGAAGCTTCGGCAACATTTCTTCTAGCTTCCAAACTTCTCCTTTGGGACCTCTGCCGAATTTCGGCGGGTCCATTATCACGGCATCATATTTATTGCCTCTTTTTTCTTCTCTTTCTAAAAACTTCAGGGCATCATCTTCGATCACTCGCATAGACGCTTCAGCTAGCTCTGCATTTAATTTTTGATTTTCTTTTGCCCAATTTAAAATTTGTTTTGAAGCATCGACGTGGGTCACTTCTGCACCAGCACGAAGAGCAAACAAACTCGCGACTCCCGTGTAGCCAAATAGATTTAAGAATTTTACAGGAGAATTCGGGAAAGAATTTTTAAGAAACGTGTGGGTTCCCTGCCCTTTTGACTCCGAGGGCGCAGTTTCAAGAAAATTCTTTTCCGAATTCTCCTTCTGTGCTCCTTTTATTTTCTCTTCTATAAAATCCCAATGACTCGCTTGTTCAGGGAAAAATCCTAAATGCCTAAATGGTGTCGGCATCACAAGAAATTTTATTCCTTTATATTCCATCTCCCATTTGGACTTCATGTCAAAGGTTCCCTTTGACATCTTCCAACCAGCTTTAGCTCCTACTTTTGAACTCCAAAATTTTCCATCAGCTTTTGCCCACTCCTTACTTCCTAAAGTTTTTTTCCAAACTGCATCTTCATACGGCCGTACAAAAGTATATTTGCCAAACCTCTCCAGCTTCTCCCCTTCGCCCGTATCTAGGAGTTCATATCCTGTCTTGTCTCGAGCAGAGCCGAGGGGCCAGTCTTTTGAATAAAAAATTTTAATTTCTTTTTCCATTTGGTTTTGGTTTTTCATATTATCTATTCTATATAGTATCACGATAAATACCTTGGAAATAAGAAGCGACGGGAAGAAGAAGGCATATAGCTGAAACTATTATCAAGCTTGTTTTTGGAGAAGACGTAAAATAAAAAACTAATAAACAGATAAAAAGAGTTGCGATATATCCCATATTTAAAAACACCTCTCTTAGGACCATAGTTTTTTCCACTCCTATATTTTTATAATAATCTAAATTAAAAGTAAGCCAAAAAGGACTAGCTAAAGACACGCATAGGCTTCCAATCCCAGCAAAAATACTCCAATAATAAATATTATCCACAAAAGCTAAAGGCAAAAAACTAATTACTGCTAAAAAACTAAAAAAATAAAAAAATATTTTTCTTTTTCTTAATTTATCTGAGATGTGACCATTTATTACAGAAGCAATCGCAGTCATTATGGCTAAATATCCAAAGAAATTCCCGAATTGCCTAGGTGTCTTGATAAAAAATAATGTAAATATCGGGATAAGAGAAAAATTTACTCTTGACGTCATCCCTTGGAAAAAAGTGGACCAATTAAAACGATGTTCTAAGAAATATTTCCTGACATTTATTTCGTAATTAAAAGAAGGTAAAAATTTGAGCAAAATTAGGGGAATAATATAAGCGAAAATTCCAATTAAAAATAACGTTTCAAAACCAAACCTCTCTGCCACTACACCGGCAAACGGTTGAAGAGTTATT contains:
- a CDS encoding MFS transporter — protein: MLKRIYFFYFAYMASMYFAQTFIVFWLSQNGYSFSQLLIYFAVAYAVALAGIFFFPKVQMSAKRCILFGLLFSVLQVFVLIKFFSSYQLYLSALFSGLNILFFWIPYNIMHFKFSQEDSRGLHSGMYFLITPIIGITLQPFAGVVAERFGFETLFLIGIFAYIIPLILLKFLPSFNYEINVRKYFLEHRFNWSTFFQGMTSRVNFSLIPIFTLFFIKTPRQFGNFFGYLAIMTAIASVINGHISDKLRKRKIFFYFFSFLAVISFLPLAFVDNIYYWSIFAGIGSLCVSLASPFWLTFNLDYYKNIGVEKTMVLREVFLNMGYIATLFICLLVFYFTSSPKTSLIIVSAICLLLPVASYFQGIYRDTI
- a CDS encoding class I SAM-dependent methyltransferase, translated to MKNQNQMEKEIKIFYSKDWPLGSARDKTGYELLDTGEGEKLERFGKYTFVRPYEDAVWKKTLGSKEWAKADGKFWSSKVGAKAGWKMSKGTFDMKSKWEMEYKGIKFLVMPTPFRHLGFFPEQASHWDFIEEKIKGAQKENSEKNFLETAPSESKGQGTHTFLKNSFPNSPVKFLNLFGYTGVASLFALRAGAEVTHVDASKQILNWAKENQKLNAELAEASMRVIEDDALKFLEREEKRGNKYDAVIMDPPKFGRGPKGEVWKLEEMLPKLLLAVRKVLSEKPLFVILTSYAIDSSSLSLGYALEETMQDFKGNIEQGELCILEKSNNRIIPLANTTVWSV